Part of the Candidatus Chlorohelix allophototropha genome, TAGAAGATATAATCGTAAGGGAGTTTTAATTTATGCTTTTGAAAAGAGTTGGGGGTCCTACCCCGGAAGGTCGTCCCGGAGAATCAGGTCCATTACCACCTCCTCCCGCACAGGCTGTGCCTCCTCCTAGCGCTCCGGCGCAAGGAAACCCGCCGCCACCGCCGCCTTTCGCTTCTATTCCCGGCAATATAGTGACCAATTCAACAATACCAGGTGCGACTTCCGTAGCGCCGCCACCGACTTCCGGTAGTATGATACCGGGAATGGGTATGGCTGGAATTGTGGTTGACCGTGAGAAATTACGCGAGTTCCGAAATCAGATTGTAACTCGGATTCAATCAAGCATCGGCACAAACACGGTGCTGAACCGCGATGAAAAAACCACCCGCGAGTTGGCTACAAAATTCAAGCTGGTTTACGATCAGCTTCAACTTAACCTGCCACAAGAACAGCAAAAAATACTATTTGACGAAGTGCTGGCAGAAATGGTCGGTTTCGGTCCGCTTGAGCAATTGCTAGGAGACGAATCAGTCACAGAAATTATGGTGAACGGACCAAAGCTGATTTACATCGAACAGCGCGGACGCTTATTGGAAAGCAATATCACTTTCGAGAACGATGAGCATGTGATGCGTATTATCAATCGCATTATCGCTCCTCTAGGACGGCGTATTGACCGCAAATCTCCGATGGTAGATGCCCGCTTGCCCGATGGTAGCCGCGTCAATGCAGTAATCCCGCCCTGCTCTATTGACGGACCAAGTATCACTATCCGCAAGTTCAACAAAAAGCCTTTGACCATTGAAAACCTGATCAACTTTGGCTCTGTTACAGCAGATATGGCAAAGTTTTTTGAAGCCTGCGTTAAAGCGCGTTTGAACATTGTGGTATCCGGTGGTACTGGTTCTGGTAAAACCACCTTATTGAACGTACTTAGTAGCTTTATTCCTGAAACAGAACGCATTGTAACGATTGAGGATGCCGCCGAATTGCAATTAATGCAACGTCACGTGGTGCGGCTTGAAACCAAGAAACCGGATGTGGATGGAACTTCTGAAGTTACCATTCGTGACCTAGTGCGTAACTCTTTGCGTATGCGCCCCGACCGTATTGTAGTAGGAGAGTGCCGTGGTGGTGAAGCGCTCGACATGCTCCAAGCAATGAATACCGGACACGATGGTTCGCTAACCACCCTCCATGCCAATACCCCTCGCGATGCTACCCGGCGCGTTGAGACTATGTGCTTGATGGCTGGCATGGATTTGCCGCTTAAGGTTATTCGTGAGCAAATGGCAAGCGCAATAAACTTGATTATCCAACAATCTCGTTTGCGTGATGGAACTCGTAAGGTCACCGCTGTTACCGAAATCCAAGGTATGGAAGGCGAAAATATAGTTTTGCAAGATATCTTTATGTGGGACGAAGAAGGCGATGACAACGGCAAAGTAGCAGGAGCTTTGAAGCCAACAGGCTTACGACCAAAGTTCGAACCAAAGCTAAGCCTGATTGGGTACAAGTTGCCACCCTCTATGTTCGGTGGGAAGCTTCCGGGAAGCGAAAGAAACCAGAAAAAATAACTGCTTTTCAGAAATTGTATTGCCCCTATCCACCACTGGACAGGGGCATTTTTTTTGGCTCATAGAATCAACTTTAAAGCATCTATAAATCGCCACTCTGCTCAAGCGAACGGCGAAGCGTATTCATTGCTTTCTCAATTGCCTCAAATTCATCACCGGTTATCTGATTCAGAATCGAAGTAACGCTTTCCTCAGCCTTAGAGTGATAGCGACGTACTACCGCTTCACCTTCACTCGTAATTCGGGCATAAACCAGACGGCGGTCATCAGGGCTATCCACCCGTTCTACCAATTTCAAGCGGCGGGGAGCTTTACTTTTTGCAGACTGATCATTATTACGATGTCTCCCCTCTAGACCGTCGATTATACGAGTCATGGTAGGGCGACTAACCTTAAAAATATCTGCCAGTTCACTGATCAAGTATTGTTGCTGATGCAACACTTTCAAAACAGAATATTGCTGCAAAGTTATCGGCAATTCTGAACCATCTCGTTCGCGTTGGATTATACGGCGAAGTAGTGGAATGATGGTCAAAACTTCCTGAGCGCAACGACGTTGCCTATCCTCATTAGCAAGCAATTGTTCTGGTTTTGGCGTATCAGGTTCCTGTGTTTGCGGGTTTGCTGCTGGCATCTTCACCTACTCTAGCCTTACTCTCAAACATTAGGAGCAATTTTACTAACTCTCGAAAAGAGTGGAAACAAGCGATGTAATGACAACTATAGGCTAGAGCCATTTGTCTTGTCAATTACACATCGCAAATTAAAAATTAAGAGCAGCAACTCAGGCAGGGTCAAAAAAGCCATTGCTGCGATTTGGATGCTGAACCACTTCGAATCTCCCCCTGAATTTTAGAACGAATCCGAGCGGGGGTGGCAAGGGGTGTCCCCTTGACCTCCTCTCTCCTCTTCCCTCCTTGAGCGAACTAACGAATCCGAGCGGGGTTCTCAGGGGTGCAATCCCTGTGCGGGGTCGCAAGGGGTGTCCCCTTGAACTCCTCTCTCCTTTCCCCCTTGAGGGGGTAGGCAGGTGAATAGTTACAGCCCTTTTTGAGTTTGACAGGAACATAATTCTTATGGTATCTTTGCAATAAATGTGTAGATACACTTTATGTATAGGTAGTAGTTATGAAATCAACTTGCTTTTGTATAAACTTGCGTAGGGCATCCCGAATTCTTACCCGTCTTTATGATGATGAACTAGCACCGATAGGGATACCCGTTACCCAATACTCGCTGCTCGCTAATATTTTACGAGCGCCGAATTCAAATCTAACCGAATTAGCCGATGAGCTATATCTAGAGCGCACCACCCTTTTGCGAAATCTGAAAATATTACAAGCAGCCGGGTATATTAGCATCAGCCATATAAAAGGTGAAGCCGGAAACAAGGTCTCTTTGACTGAGCAAGGTCGTTTGAAAATTGAAGAAGCGCGCCCTTATTGGGAAAAGGCACAGCAAAAAGTTCGAGAAACGCTAGGGGACAAAGGTAACACCGAACTGCTACTTTTACTGGATAGCTTGCAGCAATTTGATATTTAAACTCGTTATTAATAAGGATAATTTTAATGAAAGATAGAGCGGCATCGCCCCGATTTCACTATGCTTGGGTCATAGCAATTATTACCTTCCTGACACTGCTCACAACTGCCGGTATTCGCTCAACTCCGGGGGTGCTGCTCGTTCCATTGGGCGAGGATTTTCATTGGGATAGGGCAACAGTTTCGCTGGCAATCGCCATTAACCTAGTTCTTTTTGGTTTGTTTGGGCCTTTCGCTGCCGCTTTGATGGATAGATTTGGCGTAAGACGGGTGATGTTGATTGCCTTTGGCACAATTGCCTGCGCTTTATTATTGACTACCGTTATGACCGAACCGTGGCAACTGTATATTTTATGGGGTATAATGGTCGGTATATCCACCGGAGCAACTGCTACAGTGTTGGCAGCCTTTGTAACTAACCGTTGGTTTGTGAAACAGCGCGGGTTGGTGCTAGGCATTATGACTGCCAGCAATGCTACCGGGCAACTGGTATTTCTACCGCTGCTGGCAACCCTGATTACCACGTTTGGCTGGAGGGCAGCATCTTGGACTACCCTAACCGCAATAATTATCTTATTTCCGATAGTCGCCATATTCATGCGCAATCGCCCTTCCGACAAAGGCTTAAAAGCTTACGGGGCTGAACCGGATGCAGTAGAACCAGAAAGAAGCACCGGAAACCCTTTTGCAAACGCTATAAACGGCTTGTTGCGGGGCTTGCGTTCGCGCGATTTCTGGCTTCTTTCCGGCAGTTTCTTTATCTGTGGCGCTACCACCAATGGGCTTATCGGCACACATCTGATTCCCGCCTCGATGGATCACGGCATCCCGGAAGTAACTGCTGCCAGTTTGCTTGCCCTTATCGGGGTCTTTGATATTATCGGAACCACCGCCTCAGGCTGGCTCTCAGACCGGGTTGATAATCGCGTATTGTTGGCGTGGTACTACGGCTTGCGAGGTCTCTCGTTACTGTTCTTGCCCTATGCGTTAGGCACAGGCTTTCTTTCACTGGCAGTATTTATCGTATTTTATGGGCTGGATTGGGTCGCTACTGTACCACCCACCGTTCGCTTAACCGCCGATATTTTTGGCAAAGCCAGCGCCCCGGTGATTTTTGGCTGGATTTTCGCCGCTCATCAACTCGGCGCGGCTTTTGCTTCTTTTGGGGCAGGTGCGCTTTACACAATTTTGGGCGATTATCAGGTTAGTTTTTTGCTGGCAGGTCTTTTATCGCTGGTTGCCTCTGGTCTAGTAATCCGGATTGGGCACAAGTCAGGAAAAACCCCGACAACCCTTTCAGAAGCATCGAATCAGGCGGCTTGATTTAAATTGCTTAAAGCCGGAAATGTACGCTTAAAATTCAGTATTGCCACTTTTATCGGGCTAGTATTGCTATTTGGCATTTGCCGGGTAAATGTGGCAAACGCACATTCCGGCTTTCTTCGCTCTGACCCTGCCGATGGTTCAATTCTCGCCACTGCCCCTGCTACGATTAACATCTGGTTCAGCGAACCGATTCGGCTGATTCGCCCCGGTGTGACCGTTTTCTCCCCCTCCGGTACTAAAATTGAAATAGCTGCGCCTGTAATCGAGGGGCAAAAAGTTACGATTCCTGTAAAGCTCGATCAAAATGGCACCTACCGGGTGGTTTGGCAAGTTATATCCGAAGATACGCATCCGGTGCGGGGCAGTTTCAGCTTTAGCGTGGGTAATCAAAGCTCAAGGCTAGCGGGAAGTTCGGCGGAATTTGGCGCGGTGTCATTGCTAGGCTTAGGCTTGCAAACCTTTTCACGCTGGTTG contains:
- a CDS encoding CpaF family protein, which codes for MLLKRVGGPTPEGRPGESGPLPPPPAQAVPPPSAPAQGNPPPPPPFASIPGNIVTNSTIPGATSVAPPPTSGSMIPGMGMAGIVVDREKLREFRNQIVTRIQSSIGTNTVLNRDEKTTRELATKFKLVYDQLQLNLPQEQQKILFDEVLAEMVGFGPLEQLLGDESVTEIMVNGPKLIYIEQRGRLLESNITFENDEHVMRIINRIIAPLGRRIDRKSPMVDARLPDGSRVNAVIPPCSIDGPSITIRKFNKKPLTIENLINFGSVTADMAKFFEACVKARLNIVVSGGTGSGKTTLLNVLSSFIPETERIVTIEDAAELQLMQRHVVRLETKKPDVDGTSEVTIRDLVRNSLRMRPDRIVVGECRGGEALDMLQAMNTGHDGSLTTLHANTPRDATRRVETMCLMAGMDLPLKVIREQMASAINLIIQQSRLRDGTRKVTAVTEIQGMEGENIVLQDIFMWDEEGDDNGKVAGALKPTGLRPKFEPKLSLIGYKLPPSMFGGKLPGSERNQKK
- a CDS encoding MarR family winged helix-turn-helix transcriptional regulator yields the protein MPAANPQTQEPDTPKPEQLLANEDRQRRCAQEVLTIIPLLRRIIQRERDGSELPITLQQYSVLKVLHQQQYLISELADIFKVSRPTMTRIIDGLEGRHRNNDQSAKSKAPRRLKLVERVDSPDDRRLVYARITSEGEAVVRRYHSKAEESVTSILNQITGDEFEAIEKAMNTLRRSLEQSGDL
- a CDS encoding MarR family winged helix-turn-helix transcriptional regulator; translation: MKSTCFCINLRRASRILTRLYDDELAPIGIPVTQYSLLANILRAPNSNLTELADELYLERTTLLRNLKILQAAGYISISHIKGEAGNKVSLTEQGRLKIEEARPYWEKAQQKVRETLGDKGNTELLLLLDSLQQFDI
- a CDS encoding MFS transporter encodes the protein MKDRAASPRFHYAWVIAIITFLTLLTTAGIRSTPGVLLVPLGEDFHWDRATVSLAIAINLVLFGLFGPFAAALMDRFGVRRVMLIAFGTIACALLLTTVMTEPWQLYILWGIMVGISTGATATVLAAFVTNRWFVKQRGLVLGIMTASNATGQLVFLPLLATLITTFGWRAASWTTLTAIIILFPIVAIFMRNRPSDKGLKAYGAEPDAVEPERSTGNPFANAINGLLRGLRSRDFWLLSGSFFICGATTNGLIGTHLIPASMDHGIPEVTAASLLALIGVFDIIGTTASGWLSDRVDNRVLLAWYYGLRGLSLLFLPYALGTGFLSLAVFIVFYGLDWVATVPPTVRLTADIFGKASAPVIFGWIFAAHQLGAAFASFGAGALYTILGDYQVSFLLAGLLSLVASGLVIRIGHKSGKTPTTLSEASNQAA